One window of the Doryrhamphus excisus isolate RoL2022-K1 chromosome 10, RoL_Dexc_1.0, whole genome shotgun sequence genome contains the following:
- the LOC131136589 gene encoding zinc finger protein 335-like isoform X8 translates to MDPEENEVESSSDAGTSGMEEPSESGMGMESSEVMSADSSDAASTHAQAPESDCHVGQSSEGLVVFIPETSSSTDVRVSSVNLPDSSSVAQSTSVSSVSTVTQSVLVSESAQVVVHSSAVSEGAMMVSDSTASTSSDLGSAIDKIIESTIGPDIMNGCIAVTSAEDRDAEPTQYFILQGPDDGAPVGAHMSSSALSNRIAVEAPAEGPTSTCLDQGHLQCNLEPDQPDDQPGHSGYPEDSSNQPDQPQHSHPSQYMDCSADGPDQTGESTSSYVECSGEEPDQTRSQSGFPDYSGENSDHDLPGYVECSRADSNPTSREHYVVECSDGYLCTVDDGVQPHHSRSYIDSSADHRIKTSRQYAVEYGAECVAAADSEQPGCSQYQARNGDDDDDEQNQDPDQPQHSEQQPQRSCYTENSNGPDESLYTDDSSSSDHHVVDTADSRGVPEALECSESQPGPYISSSGTYNSNPEPEVVPHCPASRDEARSSQQPQDDAKVGQEIDASVVAEGSADRPPNLAELEEMMEVVIVQQYKCKMCPYKSASKDTLINHMRDKHFKPTRDLQTKRKRGRPPKSAALAHGQAEQEEAGQRKAAQAAISRSVQPEEEDDDVPDAGALDNSEARPRRKIGRPRKYSLLEEGYNSKGEAESLVKKPRMNEDPSAADEASSSGLDNDGPALVTDGDRAEAAVSQSDSENKDPSSNSQPEEFFERKRGRPSKCFLRKKYKKHFSRNQYYKSLKPLLRPHSCYICGSRFLTQDDLRFHVESHEGNDPELFKCLQCNYRCKRWSSLKEHMFNHEGTKPFKCEKCDYSSVYRKDVVRHSAVHSKDKKKNKVMVMTLSEFPCPVCHKVYPMQKRLTQHLKTHSAEKPHMCDKCGKSFKKRYTFKMHLLTHIQTVGDSKFKCEFCDYTCDNKKLLLNHQLSHTIDRPFKCDYCKYSTSKEEFLVSHLAIKHTGEKPFSCDMCHFVTKHRKNLRLHIQCRHPEAFEEWSVSHPTEPTKRRRKPFFTLQQMEALKKQHEEGTQALPNIVSVDPITLHTIQGMGNASVAQDALGNTTIIYEQGESGDLSSQNALSLLLNMSNARELVGNSLQVAVLKSDGSAEVKALEGEWSAMPTVPGQAQKVVTVHVSESGETVLQEAYEATTSGTGELAQIAIETYEDEGEFNMVEQVAEVVQSSDRSKEKNDPSQPAEDSEAQNLKSEKFYLAPGLPERVLQQVELSSEAPTSPPAMSSLGVNTKRFCCRICMESFQGRSDMENHKRAHLGPNIFKCPDCDFTSNSWPEVKVHMELHSYLRPHKCSICSFASKNKKDLRRHLLTHTKEKPFSCKLCGQSFNRNGHLKFHMERLHNQEHPTRKSHTLTSQQTIIVNSDDEALTTLQSLQAHQTVISPDRLQALSQEHIIVAQDQYLSNQEEGTYIQQITTIDGHTVQHLMTGDNQVTEVQYIISQDGVPHLIPQEYVVVADSNHIQMSDGHIVQYEHEGVFLQEQHITVSHDSQIQYLPASSEEQDMEAAAHSAVTAVADAAMAQAQTVYRKATPEQLEKLQQQGIHYDVITFTD, encoded by the exons ATGGATCCAGAGGAGAATGAGGTGGAAAGCAGCAGTGATGCAGGCACCTCAGGGATGGAGGAGCCGTCTGAAAGCGGCATGGGCATGGAGTCATCTGAGGTTATGTCTGCAGACAGCAGTGATGCTGCCTCTACTCATGCACAAGCACCAGAGTCAGACTGCCACGTGGGACAGAGCTCAGAGGGACTGGTG GTCTTCATCCCAGAGACCAGCTCTAGTACAGATGTCAGAGTGTCATCAGTTAACCTCCCAGACTCGTCGTCGGTGGCCCAGTCCACCAGTGTGTCCAGTGTGTCCACAGTGACTCAATCAGTTCTAGTGTCAGAGTCAGCCCAAGTGGTTGTCCACTCCAGTGCTGTGTCGGAAGGTGCCATGATGGTTTCTGACTCGACTGCCTCTACCTCATCAGACCTGGGCTCTGCCATAGACAAGATCATTGAGTCCACCATAGGGCCTGACATCATGAATG GTTGCATTGCAGTGACAAGTGCAGAAGATAGGGATGCAGAACCGACCCAATATTTCATACTACAAGGCCCAGATGATG GTGCTCCTGTGGGAGCCCATATGTCATCCTCAGCTCTGTCTAATCGCATTGCCGTAGAAGCACCTGCTGAGGGTCCCACATCCACCTGTCTGGACCAGGGACACCTGCAGTGTAACTTGGAGCCAGACCAACCAGACGATCAGCCTGGACACTCTGGTTACCCAGAAGACAGCAGCAATCAGCCTGATCAGCCCCAACACTCTCACCCCTCTCAGTATATGGACTGCAGTGCAGATGGTCCAGACCAAACTGGGGAGTCAACATCATCTTACGTGGAGTGTTCAGGCGAAGAACCTGACCAGACGCGCTCCCAGTCAGGCTTCCCTGACTACAGTGGAGAGAACAGTGACCATGACCTGCCCGGATATGTGGAATGCAGCAGGGCTGATTCGAACCCCACCAGCCGGGAGCATTATGTTGTGGAATGCAGTGATGGGTATCTGTGCACTGTGGATGATGGAGTGCAGCCACATCATTCACGTTCCTACATCGACAGCAGTGCAGATCACAGGATCAAGACAAGCCGGCAGTATGCTGTTGAATATGGCGCCGAGTGTGTTGCAGCTGCAGATTCTGAGCAGCCTGGGTGTTCTCAGTATCAGGCAAGGAatggggatgatgatgatgatgagcagaACCAGGATCCCGATCAACCGCAGCACTCAGAACAGCAGCCCCAGCGTTCCTGTTACACGGAGAATAGCAATGGCCCTGATGAATCGCTTTATACTGATGACAGCTCCTCATCAGACCACCATGTAGTCGACACAGCAGATTCAAGGGGGGTCCCCGAGGCACTGGAGTGCAGTGAGAGCCAGCCAGGGCCATACATTAGCAGCAGTGGCACCTACAACTCCAACCCGGAACCAGAGGTGGTCCCACATTGCCCAGCCAGCCGAGATGAGGCTCGGAGCTCCCAGCAGCCTCAGGACGACGCTAAAGTGGGCCAGGAAATTGATGCATCAGTCGTGGCAGAAGGCTCTGCAGACAGGCCACCCAACCTGGCTGAGTTGGAGGAGATGATGGAAGTTGTGATTGTGCAGCAGTACAAGTGCAAGATGTGTCCATATAAGAGTGCCTCTAAGGACACACTCATTAACCACATGAGGGACAAACACTTTAAACCTACAA GGGATTTGCAAACAAAGCGCAAACGTGGACGACCTCCCAAAAGTGCTGCGCTGGCCCATGGCCAGGCAGAACAGGAGGAAGCTGGACAAAGGAAGGCCGCACAGGCAGCGATATCCAGGTCTGTTCAgccagaggaggaggacgatgaTGTTCCTGATGCTGGTGCTCTTGATAATTCTGAAG CTCGTCCTAGACGTAAAATTGGCCGCCCGAGGAAATACAGCCTTCTGGAAGAAGGCTACAACAGCAAAGGTG AGGCAGAGAGTTTAGTAAAGAAGCCAAGAATGAACGAAGATCCAAGCGCTGCCGATGAGGCAAGCTCATCTGGCTTAGATAATGATGGCCCCGCTCTGGTGACTGATGGGGACAGAGCAGAGGCAGCAGTAAGCCAGTCCGACTCGGAGAACAAAGACCCATCGTCCAACTCACAGCCAGAAGAGTTCTTTGAGCGAAAACGAGGTCGGCCCTCCAAGTGCTTTCTACGCAAGAAGTACAAGAAGCATTTCAGTCGCAA TCAGTACTACAAATCCCTCAAACCGCTCTTGAGACCTCACAGTTGTTATATTTGCGGCTCTCGCTTCCTCACTCAAGACGATCTGCGCTTCCACGTGGAGTCCCATGAGGGCAACGACCCAGAACTTTTTAAATGCCTCCAGTGCAACTATCGCTGCAAGCGCTGGTCCTCTCTCAAG GAGCACATGTTCAATCATGAAGGTACGAAGCCTTTCAAGTGTGAGAAGTGCGATTACTCGAGTGTCTACAGAAAAGATGTTGTTCGTCACTCAGCAGTTCACAGCAAAGACAA gaaaaaaaacaaagtaatg GTGATGACACTATCCGAGTTCCCGTGTCCTGTGTGTCACAAGGTCTACCCCATGCAGAAGAGGCTCACGCAGCACTTGAAGACCCACAGTGCAGAGAAACCACACATGTGTGATAAG tGTGGCAAATCCTTCAAGAAGCGGTATACATTCAAAATGCACCTCCTTACCCACATTCAGACTGTGGGAGACAGCAA GTTCAAGTGTGAGTTTTGTGATTACACCTGTGACAACAAGAAGCTGCTGCTGAACCATCAGCTGTCTCACACCATCGACCGACCCTTCAAATGCGACTACTGTAAATACTCCACTTCCAAAGAAGAGTTCTTAGTGTCCCATCTGGCCATTAAACACACAG gagagaaacctttctccTGCGATATGTGTCACTTCGTCACAAAGCACAGGAAGAATCTGAGATTACACATACAGTGTCGCCATCCGGAAGCTTTTGAAGAGTGGTCCGTCTCTCACCCCACGGAGCCGACCAAGAGACGACGCAAGCCTTTTTTCACCCTCCAGCAAATGGAGGCGCTTAAAAAGCAACATGAGGAAGGAACACAAGCCTTGCCCAATATT GTTTCAGTGGATCCCATAACTCTTCACACCATTCAGGGAATGGGAAATGCCTCAGTGGCACAGGACGCACTCGGAAATACCACCATCATCTATGAACAAG GTGAATCCGGTGATCTCTCCTCCCAAAATGCCCTGAGCCTGCTGTTAAATATGAGCAACGCTCGGGAATTGGTTGGGAACTCCTTACAA GTGGCGGTGCTGAAGTCAGATGGCAGTGCAGAGGTGAAAGCTTTGGAGGGAGAGTGGAGTGCAATGCCCACAGTCCCGGGCCAAGCCCAGAAAGTTGTAACCGTCCATGTGTCCGAGAGCGGCGAGACCGTTCTGCAGGAGGCCTATGAGGCAACCACCTCTGGGACAGGAGAGCTGGCTCAGATTGCTATAGAAACCTATGAGGACGAAGGGGAGTTCAATATGGTGGAGCAAGTGGCAGAAGTAGTCCAAAGCTCTGACCGCAG TAAAGAGAAGAACGACCCCTCTCAGCCTGCGGAGGATTCCGAAGCACAGAACCTGAAAAGTGAAAAGTTCTACCTTGCTCCTGGACTGCCTGAAAGAGTTTTGCAACAGGTggag CTGAGCAGTGAAGCTCCCACCTCTCCTCCTGCTATGAGCTCACTTGGTGTCAACACCAAGCGGTTCTGCTGTCGCATATGCATGGAGTCGTTCCAAGGCCGTTCTGACATGGAGAACCACAAGAGGGCGCACTTGGGTCCTAACATCTTCAAGTGCCCTGACTGTGACTTCACCTCAAACTCCTGGCCTGAGGTCAAG GTTCACATGGAGCTGCATTCCTACCTGCGACCGCACAAGTGTTCCATTTGCAGCTTTGCCTCCAAGAACAAGAAAGACCTGCGCAGACACTTGCTGACCCACACCAAAGAAAAGCCATTTTCTTGCAAGCTTTGTGGCCAAAG CTTCAATCGCAATGGCCACCTGAAGTTTCACATGGAGCGTCTCCACAACCAGGAGCACCCCACTCGTAAGAGCCACACCCTCACATCCCAGCAGACCATCATAGTCAACAGTGATGACGAGGCTCTGACTACATTACAGT CCCTGCAGGCCCATCAGACGGTCATCAGTCCAGACCGTCTGCAGGCTCTCAGTCAAGAGCACATAATTGTAGCCCAAGATCAGTATCTATCAAACCAG GAGGAGGGCACATACATTCAGCAGATAACCACCATAGATGGACATACAGTCCAGCACCTTATGACAGGAGACAACCAGGTCACTGAG GTCCAGTATATCATCTCACAGGATGGAGTGCCGCACTTAATCCCGCAGGAGTATGTTGTAGTAGCAGACAGCAATCACATACAG ATGTCAGATGGGCACATCGTTCAATATGAGCATGAAGGAGTCTTTCTGCAAGAGCAACAC ATCACAGTAAGCCATGACAGTCAGATCCAGTACCTGCCTGCTAGTTCGGAGGAGCAAGATATGGAGGCCGCAGCCCACTCTGCCGTCACAG CAGTAGCAGATGCAGCGATGGCACAGGCCCAGACCGTCTACAGGAAAGCAACACCTGAGCAGCTGGAGAAGCTCCAGCAGCAGGGCATCCACTACGACGTCATTACTTTCACTGACTAA
- the LOC131136589 gene encoding zinc finger protein 335-like isoform X9, translating to MDPEENEVESSSDAGTSGMEEPSESGMGMESSEVMSADSSDAASTHAQAPESDCHVGQSSEGLVVFIPETSSSTDVRVSSVNLPDSSSVAQSTSVSSVSTVTQSVLVSESAQVVVHSSAVSEGAMMVSDSTASTSSDLGSAIDKIIESTIGPDIMNGCIAVTSAEDRDAEPTQYFILQGPDDGAPVGAHMSSSALSNRIAVEAPAEGPTSTCLDQGHLQCNLEPDQPDDQPGHSGYPEDSSNQPDQPQHSHPSQYMDCSADGPDQTGESTSSYVECSGEEPDQTRSQSGFPDYSGENSDHDLPGYVECSRADSNPTSREHYVVECSDGYLCTVDDGVQPHHSRSYIDSSADHRIKTSRQYAVEYGAECVAAADSEQPGCSQYQARNGDDDDDEQNQDPDQPQHSEQQPQRSCYTENSNGPDESLYTDDSSSSDHHVVDTADSRGVPEALECSESQPGPYISSSGTYNSNPEPEVVPHCPASRDEARSSQQPQDDAKVGQEIDASVVAEGSADRPPNLAELEEMMEVVIVQQYKCKMCPYKSASKDTLINHMRDKHFKPTRDLQTKRKRGRPPKSAALAHGQAEQEEAGQRKAAQAAISRSVQPEEEDDDVPDAGALDNSEARPRRKIGRPRKYSLLEEGYNSKEAESLVKKPRMNEDPSAADEASSSGLDNDGPALVTDGDRAEAAVSQSDSENKDPSSNSQPEEFFERKRGRPSKCFLRKKYKKHFSRNQYYKSLKPLLRPHSCYICGSRFLTQDDLRFHVESHEGNDPELFKCLQCNYRCKRWSSLKEHMFNHEGTKPFKCEKCDYSSVYRKDVVRHSAVHSKDKKKNKVMVMTLSEFPCPVCHKVYPMQKRLTQHLKTHSAEKPHMCDKCGKSFKKRYTFKMHLLTHIQTVGDSKFKCEFCDYTCDNKKLLLNHQLSHTIDRPFKCDYCKYSTSKEEFLVSHLAIKHTGEKPFSCDMCHFVTKHRKNLRLHIQCRHPEAFEEWSVSHPTEPTKRRRKPFFTLQQMEALKKQHEEGTQALPNIVSVDPITLHTIQGMGNASVAQDALGNTTIIYEQGESGDLSSQNALSLLLNMSNARELVGNSLQVAVLKSDGSAEVKALEGEWSAMPTVPGQAQKVVTVHVSESGETVLQEAYEATTSGTGELAQIAIETYEDEGEFNMVEQVAEVVQSSDRSKEKNDPSQPAEDSEAQNLKSEKFYLAPGLPERVLQQVELSSEAPTSPPAMSSLGVNTKRFCCRICMESFQGRSDMENHKRAHLGPNIFKCPDCDFTSNSWPEVKVHMELHSYLRPHKCSICSFASKNKKDLRRHLLTHTKEKPFSCKLCGQSFNRNGHLKFHMERLHNQEHPTRKSHTLTSQQTIIVNSDDEALTTLQSLQAHQTVISPDRLQALSQEHIIVAQDQYLSNQEEGTYIQQITTIDGHTVQHLMTGDNQVTEVQYIISQDGVPHLIPQEYVVVADSNHIQMSDGHIVQYEHEGVFLQEQHITVSHDSQIQYLPASSEEQDMEAAAHSAVTAVADAAMAQAQTVYRKATPEQLEKLQQQGIHYDVITFTD from the exons ATGGATCCAGAGGAGAATGAGGTGGAAAGCAGCAGTGATGCAGGCACCTCAGGGATGGAGGAGCCGTCTGAAAGCGGCATGGGCATGGAGTCATCTGAGGTTATGTCTGCAGACAGCAGTGATGCTGCCTCTACTCATGCACAAGCACCAGAGTCAGACTGCCACGTGGGACAGAGCTCAGAGGGACTGGTG GTCTTCATCCCAGAGACCAGCTCTAGTACAGATGTCAGAGTGTCATCAGTTAACCTCCCAGACTCGTCGTCGGTGGCCCAGTCCACCAGTGTGTCCAGTGTGTCCACAGTGACTCAATCAGTTCTAGTGTCAGAGTCAGCCCAAGTGGTTGTCCACTCCAGTGCTGTGTCGGAAGGTGCCATGATGGTTTCTGACTCGACTGCCTCTACCTCATCAGACCTGGGCTCTGCCATAGACAAGATCATTGAGTCCACCATAGGGCCTGACATCATGAATG GTTGCATTGCAGTGACAAGTGCAGAAGATAGGGATGCAGAACCGACCCAATATTTCATACTACAAGGCCCAGATGATG GTGCTCCTGTGGGAGCCCATATGTCATCCTCAGCTCTGTCTAATCGCATTGCCGTAGAAGCACCTGCTGAGGGTCCCACATCCACCTGTCTGGACCAGGGACACCTGCAGTGTAACTTGGAGCCAGACCAACCAGACGATCAGCCTGGACACTCTGGTTACCCAGAAGACAGCAGCAATCAGCCTGATCAGCCCCAACACTCTCACCCCTCTCAGTATATGGACTGCAGTGCAGATGGTCCAGACCAAACTGGGGAGTCAACATCATCTTACGTGGAGTGTTCAGGCGAAGAACCTGACCAGACGCGCTCCCAGTCAGGCTTCCCTGACTACAGTGGAGAGAACAGTGACCATGACCTGCCCGGATATGTGGAATGCAGCAGGGCTGATTCGAACCCCACCAGCCGGGAGCATTATGTTGTGGAATGCAGTGATGGGTATCTGTGCACTGTGGATGATGGAGTGCAGCCACATCATTCACGTTCCTACATCGACAGCAGTGCAGATCACAGGATCAAGACAAGCCGGCAGTATGCTGTTGAATATGGCGCCGAGTGTGTTGCAGCTGCAGATTCTGAGCAGCCTGGGTGTTCTCAGTATCAGGCAAGGAatggggatgatgatgatgatgagcagaACCAGGATCCCGATCAACCGCAGCACTCAGAACAGCAGCCCCAGCGTTCCTGTTACACGGAGAATAGCAATGGCCCTGATGAATCGCTTTATACTGATGACAGCTCCTCATCAGACCACCATGTAGTCGACACAGCAGATTCAAGGGGGGTCCCCGAGGCACTGGAGTGCAGTGAGAGCCAGCCAGGGCCATACATTAGCAGCAGTGGCACCTACAACTCCAACCCGGAACCAGAGGTGGTCCCACATTGCCCAGCCAGCCGAGATGAGGCTCGGAGCTCCCAGCAGCCTCAGGACGACGCTAAAGTGGGCCAGGAAATTGATGCATCAGTCGTGGCAGAAGGCTCTGCAGACAGGCCACCCAACCTGGCTGAGTTGGAGGAGATGATGGAAGTTGTGATTGTGCAGCAGTACAAGTGCAAGATGTGTCCATATAAGAGTGCCTCTAAGGACACACTCATTAACCACATGAGGGACAAACACTTTAAACCTACAA GGGATTTGCAAACAAAGCGCAAACGTGGACGACCTCCCAAAAGTGCTGCGCTGGCCCATGGCCAGGCAGAACAGGAGGAAGCTGGACAAAGGAAGGCCGCACAGGCAGCGATATCCAGGTCTGTTCAgccagaggaggaggacgatgaTGTTCCTGATGCTGGTGCTCTTGATAATTCTGAAG CTCGTCCTAGACGTAAAATTGGCCGCCCGAGGAAATACAGCCTTCTGGAAGAAGGCTACAACAGCAAAG AGGCAGAGAGTTTAGTAAAGAAGCCAAGAATGAACGAAGATCCAAGCGCTGCCGATGAGGCAAGCTCATCTGGCTTAGATAATGATGGCCCCGCTCTGGTGACTGATGGGGACAGAGCAGAGGCAGCAGTAAGCCAGTCCGACTCGGAGAACAAAGACCCATCGTCCAACTCACAGCCAGAAGAGTTCTTTGAGCGAAAACGAGGTCGGCCCTCCAAGTGCTTTCTACGCAAGAAGTACAAGAAGCATTTCAGTCGCAA TCAGTACTACAAATCCCTCAAACCGCTCTTGAGACCTCACAGTTGTTATATTTGCGGCTCTCGCTTCCTCACTCAAGACGATCTGCGCTTCCACGTGGAGTCCCATGAGGGCAACGACCCAGAACTTTTTAAATGCCTCCAGTGCAACTATCGCTGCAAGCGCTGGTCCTCTCTCAAG GAGCACATGTTCAATCATGAAGGTACGAAGCCTTTCAAGTGTGAGAAGTGCGATTACTCGAGTGTCTACAGAAAAGATGTTGTTCGTCACTCAGCAGTTCACAGCAAAGACAA gaaaaaaaacaaagtaatg GTGATGACACTATCCGAGTTCCCGTGTCCTGTGTGTCACAAGGTCTACCCCATGCAGAAGAGGCTCACGCAGCACTTGAAGACCCACAGTGCAGAGAAACCACACATGTGTGATAAG tGTGGCAAATCCTTCAAGAAGCGGTATACATTCAAAATGCACCTCCTTACCCACATTCAGACTGTGGGAGACAGCAA GTTCAAGTGTGAGTTTTGTGATTACACCTGTGACAACAAGAAGCTGCTGCTGAACCATCAGCTGTCTCACACCATCGACCGACCCTTCAAATGCGACTACTGTAAATACTCCACTTCCAAAGAAGAGTTCTTAGTGTCCCATCTGGCCATTAAACACACAG gagagaaacctttctccTGCGATATGTGTCACTTCGTCACAAAGCACAGGAAGAATCTGAGATTACACATACAGTGTCGCCATCCGGAAGCTTTTGAAGAGTGGTCCGTCTCTCACCCCACGGAGCCGACCAAGAGACGACGCAAGCCTTTTTTCACCCTCCAGCAAATGGAGGCGCTTAAAAAGCAACATGAGGAAGGAACACAAGCCTTGCCCAATATT GTTTCAGTGGATCCCATAACTCTTCACACCATTCAGGGAATGGGAAATGCCTCAGTGGCACAGGACGCACTCGGAAATACCACCATCATCTATGAACAAG GTGAATCCGGTGATCTCTCCTCCCAAAATGCCCTGAGCCTGCTGTTAAATATGAGCAACGCTCGGGAATTGGTTGGGAACTCCTTACAA GTGGCGGTGCTGAAGTCAGATGGCAGTGCAGAGGTGAAAGCTTTGGAGGGAGAGTGGAGTGCAATGCCCACAGTCCCGGGCCAAGCCCAGAAAGTTGTAACCGTCCATGTGTCCGAGAGCGGCGAGACCGTTCTGCAGGAGGCCTATGAGGCAACCACCTCTGGGACAGGAGAGCTGGCTCAGATTGCTATAGAAACCTATGAGGACGAAGGGGAGTTCAATATGGTGGAGCAAGTGGCAGAAGTAGTCCAAAGCTCTGACCGCAG TAAAGAGAAGAACGACCCCTCTCAGCCTGCGGAGGATTCCGAAGCACAGAACCTGAAAAGTGAAAAGTTCTACCTTGCTCCTGGACTGCCTGAAAGAGTTTTGCAACAGGTggag CTGAGCAGTGAAGCTCCCACCTCTCCTCCTGCTATGAGCTCACTTGGTGTCAACACCAAGCGGTTCTGCTGTCGCATATGCATGGAGTCGTTCCAAGGCCGTTCTGACATGGAGAACCACAAGAGGGCGCACTTGGGTCCTAACATCTTCAAGTGCCCTGACTGTGACTTCACCTCAAACTCCTGGCCTGAGGTCAAG GTTCACATGGAGCTGCATTCCTACCTGCGACCGCACAAGTGTTCCATTTGCAGCTTTGCCTCCAAGAACAAGAAAGACCTGCGCAGACACTTGCTGACCCACACCAAAGAAAAGCCATTTTCTTGCAAGCTTTGTGGCCAAAG CTTCAATCGCAATGGCCACCTGAAGTTTCACATGGAGCGTCTCCACAACCAGGAGCACCCCACTCGTAAGAGCCACACCCTCACATCCCAGCAGACCATCATAGTCAACAGTGATGACGAGGCTCTGACTACATTACAGT CCCTGCAGGCCCATCAGACGGTCATCAGTCCAGACCGTCTGCAGGCTCTCAGTCAAGAGCACATAATTGTAGCCCAAGATCAGTATCTATCAAACCAG GAGGAGGGCACATACATTCAGCAGATAACCACCATAGATGGACATACAGTCCAGCACCTTATGACAGGAGACAACCAGGTCACTGAG GTCCAGTATATCATCTCACAGGATGGAGTGCCGCACTTAATCCCGCAGGAGTATGTTGTAGTAGCAGACAGCAATCACATACAG ATGTCAGATGGGCACATCGTTCAATATGAGCATGAAGGAGTCTTTCTGCAAGAGCAACAC ATCACAGTAAGCCATGACAGTCAGATCCAGTACCTGCCTGCTAGTTCGGAGGAGCAAGATATGGAGGCCGCAGCCCACTCTGCCGTCACAG CAGTAGCAGATGCAGCGATGGCACAGGCCCAGACCGTCTACAGGAAAGCAACACCTGAGCAGCTGGAGAAGCTCCAGCAGCAGGGCATCCACTACGACGTCATTACTTTCACTGACTAA